A stretch of the Saccharolobus caldissimus genome encodes the following:
- a CDS encoding RuvB-like helicase gives MSEIREIRRPIREKASIHSHIKGLGLDEKGKAKFIAEGLVGQVEAREAAGVVVQLIKQGKMAGKGILFVGPPGTGKTALAVAIAKELGEDTPFTAINASEIYSTELKKTEILTQLIRKSIGVRIREKRLVYEGVVKDRKIKVARSRLNPYSQVPVEAQITLMTKDDERTLSVGEEIAQQLVSLGVKKGDVIMIDAQTGQIVIQGKAKGFEGAKTYDIETSKVIEVPSGPVKKEKEFTTTLTLNDLDLNLAARNLAITAIFSFFTEREISEDIRKEVDRLVKDWINQGKAELVVGVLFIDDAHMLDLEAFSFLTRALESELAPILILATNRGLTKIRGTDVESPHGIPLDLLDRLLIIPTRPYNADEIREIIKIRAEELEIELDPPALEELTKIGVENSLRYSVQLLEPALVIAQRNNRSVIKVEDVLEAAKLFSDVKRSVKFVKEYESLLLK, from the coding sequence ATGTCTGAGATACGTGAAATTAGAAGACCAATTCGTGAGAAGGCTAGTATACATAGTCATATAAAGGGTTTAGGACTAGATGAAAAAGGGAAAGCCAAATTTATAGCCGAAGGTTTAGTAGGGCAAGTTGAAGCTAGGGAGGCTGCAGGTGTCGTAGTTCAATTAATTAAACAAGGTAAAATGGCTGGAAAAGGTATTCTATTTGTAGGTCCTCCTGGTACTGGTAAAACTGCTTTAGCAGTTGCCATAGCTAAGGAGTTAGGAGAGGATACTCCTTTCACGGCTATAAACGCATCAGAAATATATTCTACTGAGCTCAAAAAGACTGAAATATTAACACAATTAATAAGAAAATCTATAGGAGTTAGAATAAGGGAAAAAAGGTTAGTATATGAAGGTGTTGTCAAGGATAGAAAGATAAAAGTTGCTAGAAGTAGGCTAAATCCCTATTCTCAAGTACCAGTAGAGGCTCAAATAACTTTAATGACTAAAGATGATGAGAGAACGTTATCTGTAGGAGAAGAAATTGCACAACAGCTAGTATCTCTAGGAGTTAAAAAAGGAGACGTTATAATGATTGATGCACAAACTGGACAAATCGTGATTCAAGGAAAAGCTAAGGGTTTTGAGGGAGCTAAAACATATGATATAGAAACGTCAAAAGTTATAGAAGTACCTTCAGGTCCAGTAAAGAAGGAGAAGGAATTTACCACTACATTAACTCTTAACGATCTTGACTTAAACTTAGCAGCTAGGAATTTAGCAATAACCGCAATATTTTCTTTCTTTACAGAGAGGGAAATAAGTGAGGATATAAGAAAGGAGGTTGACAGATTAGTAAAAGACTGGATAAATCAAGGTAAGGCAGAGTTAGTAGTAGGAGTGTTATTCATTGACGATGCACATATGTTAGACTTAGAAGCTTTCTCATTCTTAACTAGAGCTCTAGAGTCTGAGTTAGCACCAATATTGATATTAGCTACTAATAGGGGGCTAACTAAGATTAGGGGAACAGATGTAGAATCTCCGCACGGTATTCCTTTAGATTTGCTAGATAGACTATTAATAATACCCACTAGGCCATATAATGCTGATGAGATTAGGGAAATAATAAAAATAAGAGCTGAAGAGTTAGAAATAGAGTTAGATCCACCAGCGTTAGAAGAACTAACTAAAATTGGCGTAGAGAATAGTTTAAGATATTCCGTGCAATTATTGGAACCAGCGCTTGTAATTGCGCAGAGAAATAA
- a CDS encoding carbohydrate kinase family protein, translated as MIHLSVGRFNIDIIAKIDSIPPVDTNHVTDVLEILPGGAATNYAVAVTKLGHSAKLLAKVGKNEVVKSLMEKVVELGVGLEYVEEVNEKPSMTLIFLRDDGSLSMVRKLGASILLTREDVKKHFGLFDVIHFASVSPNVVVRDPYAKIVSYDPGPYAKDIESINVDILYVNEKEYNLIKNKDIKARYLVIKMGKKGAKIIAETEECEVEPLQIEKVVDTTGAGDVFDAAFNVSISEGNDIERSLQMASVASGLKVTRIGGISSPTLDEVREYLRKKKPKVICK; from the coding sequence ATGATTCACCTATCTGTAGGCAGGTTTAATATTGATATTATAGCAAAAATAGATTCAATACCACCAGTTGATACAAATCACGTAACAGACGTATTAGAAATACTACCAGGAGGAGCTGCTACTAATTACGCTGTTGCAGTAACAAAATTAGGTCATTCAGCCAAATTATTAGCGAAAGTAGGTAAAAACGAAGTAGTCAAAAGTTTAATGGAAAAAGTTGTAGAGTTAGGTGTCGGACTGGAGTATGTTGAAGAGGTTAATGAAAAACCGAGTATGACGTTAATATTCCTAAGAGATGACGGGAGTTTATCTATGGTAAGGAAATTAGGAGCCTCAATCTTATTAACTAGAGAGGATGTAAAAAAACACTTTGGATTGTTTGATGTAATTCACTTTGCGTCCGTATCCCCAAATGTAGTAGTAAGGGATCCATATGCGAAAATAGTCTCCTATGATCCGGGACCATATGCTAAGGATATTGAATCCATTAATGTAGATATACTTTATGTTAATGAAAAAGAATACAATTTAATTAAAAATAAAGATATTAAGGCAAGATATCTAGTAATTAAAATGGGTAAAAAGGGGGCTAAAATAATCGCTGAAACTGAGGAATGTGAAGTTGAACCGCTGCAAATAGAGAAGGTAGTAGATACAACTGGAGCAGGAGATGTTTTCGACGCTGCCTTTAACGTGTCAATATCTGAGGGAAACGATATAGAGAGAAGTTTACAGATGGCCTCAGTAGCTTCTGGTTTGAAAGTAACTAGAATAGGGGGAATTTCATCGCCAACATTAGATGAGGTAAGGGAATATTTAAGAAAGAAAAAACCAAAAGTTATATGTAAATGA